The following proteins are co-located in the Micromonospora coriariae genome:
- a CDS encoding glycosyltransferase → MNVLLWHVHGSWTTSFVHGRHRYLVPVTADRGPYGLGRARTYDWPAHAVEVAPEELRGTEVDLVVLQRPEELELAERWLGRRPGRDLPAVYVEHNTPRGDVPNTRHPMADRDDLLLTHVTHFNELFWDSGGTRTAVVEHGIVPPRVEWTGDLDRLAVVTNEPVRRWRVTGTDLMPRFAAVAPLDVYGMGVAGLPEALAIAGDPGGPVTGHEDLPQDRMHAEVARRRAYLHLCRWTSLGLSLIEAMAIGMPVIALATTEAVDAVPPDAGVLSTRVDTLVEAARWLAGDREAALRLGARAREVTKQRFGLDRFLADWDRLLEEETCGSR, encoded by the coding sequence ATGAACGTACTGCTGTGGCACGTGCACGGCTCCTGGACGACGTCGTTCGTGCACGGAAGACACCGGTACCTGGTGCCGGTCACCGCCGACCGCGGCCCGTACGGGCTGGGCCGGGCGCGGACGTACGACTGGCCGGCGCACGCTGTCGAGGTGGCCCCCGAGGAGCTGCGGGGGACCGAGGTCGACCTGGTCGTGCTGCAACGACCCGAGGAACTGGAGCTGGCCGAACGGTGGCTGGGCCGGCGCCCCGGCCGTGACCTGCCGGCGGTCTACGTCGAGCACAACACCCCCAGGGGCGACGTGCCGAACACCCGGCACCCGATGGCCGACCGCGACGACCTGCTGCTGACCCACGTCACGCACTTCAACGAGCTGTTCTGGGACAGCGGCGGCACCCGCACCGCCGTCGTCGAGCACGGCATCGTGCCACCGAGGGTGGAGTGGACCGGTGACCTGGACCGGCTCGCCGTGGTGACCAACGAGCCGGTACGCCGCTGGCGGGTCACCGGCACCGACCTGATGCCGCGGTTCGCCGCAGTGGCTCCGCTGGACGTCTACGGAATGGGCGTGGCGGGGCTGCCGGAGGCGCTGGCCATCGCCGGTGACCCGGGTGGCCCGGTGACCGGCCACGAGGACCTGCCGCAGGACCGCATGCATGCCGAGGTGGCGCGGCGACGGGCGTACCTGCACCTGTGCCGGTGGACGTCGCTCGGGCTGAGCCTCATCGAGGCGATGGCCATCGGCATGCCGGTGATCGCCCTGGCGACCACCGAGGCCGTCGATGCCGTGCCGCCGGACGCGGGGGTGCTGTCCACCAGGGTCGACACCCTGGTCGAGGCGGCCCGCTGGCTCGCCGGGGACCGCGAGGCGGCTCTCCGGCTGGGAGCGCGGGCGCGCGAGGTGACGAAGCAACGGTTCGGGCTCGACCGGTTCCTCGCTGACTGGGACCGGCTGCTGGAGGAGGAGACATGCGGGTCGCGATGA
- a CDS encoding glycosyltransferase translates to MRVAMISEHASPLAVLGEEDAGGQNTHVAELAAALVDEGHDVRVYTRRDSATLPEAVPTPYGYQVWHVPAGPPRRVPKDELLPYLGEFGSWLADTWRRGDWTPEVAHAHFWMSGLATVHAGRRIGVPTVLTYHALGTVKRRHQGTMDTSPPGRIGYERALGRAADRIIVQCADEVRELVRIGVPRSRMTLVPSGVNQQVFRPDGPAAPRGPSGPRILTVGRMVERKGFLDVVRALPAVPHAECVVVGGPPADLLAADTFARRLSAAAESCGVGDRVKLVGGVPREEMAAWYRSADVLVAAPWYEPFGLTPLEGMACGVPVIGTNVGGIADTVVDGLTGDLVPPRDPRALSTAIRRLLADKVRRFAYATAALDRIRCLYSWKRCAEQLGGVYAAVATLTRPAQAVV, encoded by the coding sequence ATGCGGGTCGCGATGATTTCGGAGCACGCCAGTCCATTGGCCGTCCTTGGCGAGGAGGACGCCGGCGGCCAGAACACCCACGTCGCGGAGCTGGCGGCCGCGCTCGTCGATGAGGGCCACGACGTGCGGGTCTACACCCGCCGTGACTCGGCCACCCTGCCCGAGGCGGTGCCCACGCCCTACGGCTACCAGGTGTGGCACGTTCCGGCCGGCCCACCCCGGCGGGTGCCCAAGGACGAACTGCTGCCGTACCTGGGCGAGTTCGGCAGCTGGCTGGCGGACACCTGGCGGCGCGGCGACTGGACTCCGGAGGTGGCCCACGCGCACTTCTGGATGAGTGGGCTGGCCACAGTGCACGCCGGCCGCCGCATCGGGGTGCCGACCGTGCTCACCTACCACGCGTTGGGCACGGTCAAGCGGCGTCACCAGGGCACAATGGACACCAGCCCGCCGGGGCGGATCGGTTACGAGCGGGCGCTCGGTCGGGCAGCCGACCGGATCATCGTGCAGTGCGCCGACGAGGTCCGGGAACTGGTGCGGATCGGCGTACCCCGGTCCCGGATGACGTTGGTCCCCTCCGGTGTCAACCAGCAGGTGTTCCGTCCGGACGGGCCGGCCGCGCCGCGTGGCCCGAGCGGGCCACGCATCCTCACCGTCGGCCGGATGGTGGAGCGCAAGGGTTTCCTGGACGTGGTCCGGGCGCTGCCCGCCGTGCCGCACGCCGAGTGTGTGGTGGTCGGCGGCCCGCCGGCGGACCTGCTCGCGGCCGACACCTTCGCCCGTCGGCTGTCCGCGGCGGCCGAGTCGTGCGGGGTCGGTGACCGGGTCAAGCTGGTCGGCGGTGTGCCCCGCGAGGAGATGGCCGCCTGGTACCGCTCGGCGGACGTGCTGGTCGCCGCTCCCTGGTACGAGCCGTTCGGGCTCACCCCGCTGGAAGGGATGGCGTGCGGGGTGCCGGTGATCGGCACCAACGTCGGCGGGATCGCCGACACCGTCGTGGACGGGCTCACCGGCGACCTGGTCCCGCCGCGCGATCCCCGCGCGTTGAGCACCGCGATCCGGCGGCTCCTCGCCGACAAGGTCCGCCGCTTCGCGTACGCCACGGCGGCGCTGGACCGGATCCGCTGCCTGTACTCGTGGAAGCGTTGCGCCGAACAGCTTGGCGGCGTCTACGCGGCGGTGGCCACGCTCACCCGTCCCGCGCAGGCGGTGGTGTGA
- a CDS encoding D-sedoheptulose-7-phosphate isomerase, whose translation MTRHDTLDAHLAGLAAALLPYRREAERLSVWGNELAWTLAGGGRILVAGNGGSAAEAQHLTAELVGKLRDDREPLSAIALHAETSALTAIGNDYGYDEVFARQVRAHGRPDDILLLMSSSGSSRNLLTAARAGRRTGLRCWAFTGPAPNPLADLCDDVLAVPSPDSQVVQELHLVSTHLLCEFVDQALPLVRQLRTVPVPPPWADPSTRRTVPFQGGSPATATVGHRTNGHSHNGHSHSGNPHNGRGFTGTGWAAS comes from the coding sequence ATGACCCGCCACGACACCCTCGACGCGCACCTCGCCGGACTGGCCGCCGCGCTGCTGCCCTACCGCAGGGAGGCCGAGCGACTGTCCGTCTGGGGCAACGAGCTGGCCTGGACCCTGGCCGGGGGTGGACGGATCCTGGTGGCCGGTAACGGCGGCAGCGCCGCCGAGGCGCAGCATCTCACAGCTGAACTGGTCGGGAAGCTCCGCGACGACCGGGAGCCGCTGTCCGCCATCGCCCTGCACGCGGAGACCTCCGCGCTGACCGCGATCGGGAACGACTACGGCTACGACGAGGTCTTCGCCCGCCAGGTTCGCGCCCACGGCCGCCCCGACGACATCCTGCTGCTCATGTCCAGCAGCGGCAGCAGCAGGAATCTGCTCACCGCCGCCCGCGCCGGCCGCCGGACCGGACTGCGCTGCTGGGCCTTCACCGGCCCGGCCCCCAATCCCCTCGCCGACCTGTGCGATGACGTGCTCGCCGTGCCGTCCCCGGACAGTCAGGTGGTGCAGGAGCTGCACCTGGTCTCCACGCATCTGCTCTGCGAGTTCGTGGACCAGGCTCTGCCGCTGGTCCGACAGCTCCGTACCGTCCCCGTGCCGCCGCCCTGGGCCGACCCGAGCACGCGGCGGACCGTCCCGTTCCAGGGCGGGTCGCCGGCCACCGCGACGGTGGGTCACCGGACGAACGGGCATTCGCACAACGGGCATTCGCACAGCGGAAACCCGCACAACGGACGCGGATTCACCGGCACCGGTTGGGCGGCGTCGTGA
- the rfaE2 gene encoding D-glycero-beta-D-manno-heptose 1-phosphate adenylyltransferase, whose product MTGQLVVVGDTLLDRDVTGTVSRICPDAPAPVLDEGSAVDRPGGAGLAAQLAAAHGTEVALVTGLAGDAGGARLTELLSDAGVKVYPLRLPGATSEKIRLRAGGQTLLRLDRGGEPQRPDEPPEAVLEVLARARAILVSDYGRGLVRQPALRAALAEASAPIVWDPHPRGPAAVPGARLTTPNLAELRHLTGDAGQGSALSTAIRAGHELRRRWRAGGVAVTMGPDGALLCHSSGTPLIVPPPSALDRVEDTCGAGDRFAATAALALGDGATASEAVGMAVAAASEYVAAGGATGLHRPPRREPRPTAARSAEQVLAKVRADGGTVVATGGCFDLLHAGHVATLQAARRLGDCLVVCLNSDRSVRGLKGPERPVDSEQDRARLLAALDCVDAVVVFDEPTPHRVLGRLRPDIWVKGGDYAGDGRPELPEAELIHRWGGQVVTVPYLTGRSTTATITAARQRGLHLVRGAV is encoded by the coding sequence GTGACCGGGCAGCTCGTCGTGGTCGGCGACACCCTGCTGGACCGGGACGTCACCGGGACTGTCAGCCGGATCTGTCCGGACGCCCCCGCGCCGGTACTCGATGAGGGCTCGGCGGTGGACCGGCCCGGTGGCGCCGGGTTGGCCGCCCAGCTCGCGGCCGCGCACGGCACCGAGGTCGCCCTGGTCACCGGGCTGGCCGGGGACGCCGGCGGGGCGCGTCTGACCGAACTGCTGAGCGACGCCGGGGTCAAGGTGTATCCGCTGCGCCTGCCCGGCGCGACCAGCGAGAAGATCCGGCTGAGGGCCGGCGGGCAGACCCTGCTCCGCCTGGACCGGGGAGGTGAACCGCAGCGGCCGGACGAACCGCCGGAGGCGGTGCTGGAGGTGCTCGCCCGAGCCCGAGCCATCCTGGTCAGCGACTACGGCCGCGGGCTGGTACGGCAACCCGCGTTGCGCGCGGCGCTCGCCGAGGCATCCGCGCCGATCGTGTGGGACCCGCACCCGCGCGGTCCGGCCGCCGTGCCGGGGGCCCGGCTGACCACGCCGAACCTGGCCGAGCTGCGGCACCTCACCGGCGACGCGGGCCAGGGTTCCGCGCTCTCCACGGCCATCCGGGCCGGGCACGAACTGCGCCGCCGCTGGCGGGCCGGCGGGGTCGCGGTGACGATGGGCCCGGACGGCGCGCTGCTCTGCCACTCCAGCGGCACTCCGCTGATCGTTCCGCCCCCGTCCGCGCTCGATCGTGTCGAGGACACCTGTGGCGCCGGAGACCGGTTCGCCGCCACCGCCGCCCTGGCCCTCGGCGACGGCGCGACGGCCTCCGAGGCGGTCGGCATGGCGGTCGCCGCCGCGTCGGAGTACGTGGCGGCGGGCGGGGCGACCGGTCTGCACCGCCCGCCGCGGCGCGAACCGAGGCCGACCGCGGCGCGTTCGGCCGAGCAGGTGCTGGCGAAGGTACGCGCCGACGGCGGCACAGTGGTCGCCACCGGAGGCTGCTTCGACCTGCTGCACGCCGGGCACGTCGCCACCCTCCAGGCGGCCCGTCGACTCGGCGACTGCCTGGTGGTGTGCCTCAACTCCGACCGCAGCGTACGAGGGCTCAAGGGACCGGAGCGTCCGGTCGACTCCGAGCAGGACCGCGCCCGCCTCCTGGCCGCGCTGGACTGCGTCGACGCGGTGGTGGTCTTCGACGAGCCGACCCCGCACCGGGTGCTGGGCCGGCTGCGGCCCGACATCTGGGTCAAGGGCGGTGACTACGCCGGGGACGGTCGTCCCGAGCTGCCCGAGGCGGAACTGATCCACCGCTGGGGCGGGCAGGTGGTCACCGTCCCGTACCTGACCGGCCGGTCGACCACCGCCACCATCACCGCCGCGCGCCAGCGCGGCCTCCACCTCGTCAGGGGAGCGGTATGA
- a CDS encoding SDR family oxidoreductase, with translation MSRDMNGRSILVTGGSSGLGAAVVAAVAKAGGRPYVLDQRPPAVEVPWAGCDLADARAAEAATRRLAEQAGGLDGLVTAAGMDVPGRLTDVPGETWDRIVAINLLGTAAVVRAAVPYLERSHGTVVTVASTLGVKAVSDATAYCAAKFGVVGFTRALAAELAGAVGVTLLIPGGMRTAFFDDRDEKYKPGPDAVLNDPADTAEAVLFALGQPPGCAVRELVVCAEQESSYP, from the coding sequence ATGAGCAGGGACATGAACGGCAGGAGCATCCTCGTCACCGGCGGTTCGAGCGGACTCGGCGCCGCCGTGGTGGCCGCGGTGGCAAAGGCCGGCGGACGGCCGTACGTGCTGGATCAGCGGCCCCCGGCGGTCGAGGTGCCCTGGGCCGGGTGTGACCTGGCCGACGCCCGGGCCGCCGAGGCCGCCACCCGACGGCTCGCCGAGCAGGCCGGTGGCCTGGACGGGCTGGTGACCGCCGCCGGTATGGACGTGCCGGGGCGGCTGACCGACGTGCCGGGCGAGACCTGGGACCGGATCGTGGCGATCAACCTGCTCGGCACCGCCGCGGTCGTCCGGGCAGCGGTGCCGTACCTGGAACGCTCGCACGGAACGGTGGTCACCGTGGCGTCCACACTGGGTGTCAAGGCGGTCAGCGACGCGACCGCGTACTGCGCCGCGAAATTCGGCGTGGTCGGCTTCACCCGGGCTCTCGCGGCCGAGCTGGCCGGCGCGGTGGGCGTCACGCTCCTCATCCCGGGTGGCATGCGGACCGCGTTCTTCGACGATCGGGACGAGAAGTACAAGCCCGGGCCGGACGCTGTCCTCAACGACCCGGCGGACACCGCCGAGGCGGTTCTGTTCGCTCTCGGGCAACCGCCCGGCTGCGCGGTACGCGAGCTGGTGGTCTGCGCGGAGCAGGAGTCGTCGTACCCGTGA
- a CDS encoding glycosyltransferase family 9 protein produces the protein MILVLRALGVGDLATGVPAIRALRAAYPDKELALVAPRWLSPLVDLVGGVDRLIEADGLGHLRWSGPPPELAVNLHGRGPQSHHMLARVGPRRLFAFANAEAGHGDGPQWRADEHEVDRWCRMLAWYGIPADRGDLALIRPGAGGLPTGVSVVHPGAKAAQRRWPPVRFAAVARTLADQGHRVVVTGNPGERGIAAEVARRAGLPDDAVLAGRTNLGELATLVAHARLVLSGDTGVGHLATAYATPSVLLFGPVPPAHWGPPPGRPGHEALWVGPRPPGDGVAVHPALAELDVPAVLTAIDRVTRARAPAALPVQPAPSAGRWAEAARSP, from the coding sequence GTGATCCTCGTGCTCCGGGCGCTCGGCGTCGGTGACCTCGCCACCGGCGTGCCGGCCATCCGCGCCCTACGGGCCGCGTACCCCGACAAGGAGCTGGCGCTTGTCGCGCCACGGTGGCTGAGCCCGCTGGTCGACCTGGTCGGCGGTGTGGACCGGCTCATCGAGGCGGACGGGCTGGGCCACCTGAGGTGGTCCGGCCCGCCGCCGGAGCTGGCGGTCAATCTGCACGGCCGGGGGCCGCAGTCACACCACATGCTCGCCAGGGTCGGGCCGCGTCGGCTGTTCGCCTTCGCCAACGCCGAGGCAGGGCACGGGGACGGCCCACAGTGGCGGGCCGACGAGCACGAGGTGGACCGGTGGTGCCGGATGCTCGCCTGGTACGGCATTCCCGCCGACCGCGGCGATCTGGCGCTGATCCGCCCCGGGGCGGGCGGACTGCCGACCGGGGTCAGCGTCGTGCACCCCGGCGCGAAGGCGGCGCAGCGGCGCTGGCCACCGGTGCGCTTCGCGGCGGTCGCTCGGACGCTGGCCGACCAGGGGCACCGGGTGGTGGTCACCGGCAACCCGGGGGAGCGGGGCATCGCCGCGGAGGTCGCGCGCCGGGCCGGGCTTCCCGACGACGCCGTGCTGGCCGGGAGGACGAATCTCGGCGAGCTGGCCACCCTGGTCGCCCACGCTCGCCTGGTGCTCAGCGGTGACACCGGCGTCGGTCACCTGGCGACCGCGTACGCCACCCCGTCGGTGCTGCTGTTCGGCCCGGTGCCACCCGCGCACTGGGGCCCACCGCCGGGCCGGCCCGGTCACGAGGCGCTCTGGGTCGGACCGCGTCCGCCGGGCGACGGCGTGGCGGTGCACCCGGCGCTCGCCGAGCTGGACGTGCCGGCCGTGCTGACCGCCATCGACCGGGTGACCCGGGCTCGCGCTCCTGCTGCCCTGCCGGTCCAGCCGGCGCCCTCAGCCGGTCGGTGGGCTGAGGCTGCGCGTTCGCCCTAG
- a CDS encoding GAF and ANTAR domain-containing protein produces the protein MPQAPLDLTQALIELGTIRYGEASLNAVLVRITEIAKQTVPGSEDVSVTLIQGSRSYTAAYTGDLALRLDELQYEQGRGPCLDAASSGTVIMVEDMATERRWPAWAASARATGAASSLSVALPIQEAVVGALNIYGRAPRAFTEVVQLAQTFAGHAAVAVANAQRYDGAAALAEQMRNAMLSRAVIEQAKGIIMGRRRCSADEAFAALAKISQDSNQKLRDVAEALVEQTTRRRRS, from the coding sequence ATGCCACAGGCACCTCTCGATCTCACCCAGGCCCTGATTGAGCTGGGTACGATCCGGTACGGCGAAGCGAGCCTGAACGCCGTCCTGGTCAGGATCACGGAGATCGCCAAACAGACGGTGCCCGGCTCTGAGGACGTGTCGGTGACCCTGATTCAGGGCTCCAGGTCGTACACCGCGGCGTACACCGGCGACCTGGCGTTGCGACTGGACGAGTTGCAGTACGAGCAGGGCCGCGGCCCCTGCCTGGACGCCGCCAGCAGCGGCACCGTCATCATGGTCGAGGACATGGCCACGGAGCGCCGTTGGCCGGCTTGGGCCGCGAGTGCACGCGCCACCGGGGCGGCGAGTTCCCTGTCGGTGGCTCTGCCCATTCAGGAGGCGGTGGTCGGCGCACTGAACATCTATGGCCGGGCCCCGCGGGCCTTCACCGAGGTCGTCCAGTTGGCCCAGACCTTCGCCGGCCACGCGGCGGTGGCCGTGGCCAACGCGCAGCGCTACGACGGCGCTGCCGCCCTGGCCGAGCAGATGCGCAACGCGATGCTCAGCCGCGCCGTCATCGAACAGGCCAAGGGGATCATCATGGGTCGTCGGCGGTGCAGCGCCGACGAGGCGTTCGCGGCGCTCGCCAAGATCTCCCAGGACTCGAACCAGAAGCTGCGTGATGTCGCCGAGGCACTGGTGGAGCAGACCACCCGCAGGCGGCGATCCTGA
- a CDS encoding STAS domain-containing protein (This anti-anti-sigma factor, or anti-sigma factor antagonist, belongs to a family that includes characterized members SpoIIAA, RsbV, RsfA, and RsfB.), which yields MPGGKGVPSRTGQDMRPTGRPAAHPRGEGDSTRVPPEKDMSDILYHPGPDGRNSPSGRLLPAGEPILCVAATSEPPATLIRASGEIDMSSAHLLVDMVELIAAHPAPQVALDLSEVTFFGAHGVSALLRARHLVTCAGGVLTLAAVSSTVRRILGVTGVDQLLGVHTPPIRWEVLGPSVAADRTAH from the coding sequence ATGCCCGGCGGGAAAGGGGTACCGTCGAGGACGGGTCAAGACATGCGCCCGACCGGCCGTCCTGCCGCGCATCCGCGTGGCGAAGGCGACAGCACTCGAGTCCCGCCGGAGAAAGACATGTCAGACATTCTGTACCACCCCGGACCTGACGGTCGGAACTCTCCATCCGGACGGCTCCTGCCAGCGGGCGAGCCCATCCTGTGTGTCGCCGCGACGAGCGAGCCGCCGGCCACGTTGATCCGCGCTTCCGGCGAGATCGACATGAGCAGTGCCCACCTGCTCGTCGACATGGTCGAGCTGATCGCGGCGCACCCCGCGCCGCAGGTGGCGCTGGACCTGTCCGAGGTCACCTTCTTCGGCGCGCACGGAGTCAGCGCCCTGCTCCGGGCCCGGCACCTGGTCACGTGTGCCGGCGGCGTCCTCACGCTGGCCGCCGTGTCATCGACCGTCCGGCGCATCCTCGGCGTGACGGGCGTCGACCAGCTCCTCGGCGTCCACACTCCACCCATCCGGTGGGAGGTTCTCGGCCCGTCGGTGGCGGCCGACCGGACGGCCCACTGA
- a CDS encoding GAF and ANTAR domain-containing protein has protein sequence MTRPPLDPTDAFAELGRLKLDENSLDDVLQRVAELAKRALPMPVEVSVTLVRGGTGHTAAFTDELARDLDERQYGHGRGPCLEAAASGDVLSVPDLTADERWPEWAERGRQAGVGSSVSIGLPIQEAVVGALNVYAGTPHAFDDDSVSILKTFGAYAAVALANAQLYDSTATLARQMQEAMASRAVIEQAKGIIMAERRCSPAEAFTILSKVSQDSNRKLRDMAQALVDRTTRTSGV, from the coding sequence ATGACGCGCCCACCCCTGGACCCCACTGACGCCTTCGCCGAACTCGGCCGCCTGAAGCTCGACGAGAACAGTCTCGACGATGTCCTGCAGCGCGTCGCCGAGCTGGCCAAACGTGCTCTGCCCATGCCGGTGGAGGTGTCGGTCACGCTGGTGCGCGGCGGGACCGGGCACACGGCCGCATTCACCGACGAACTGGCCCGTGACCTCGACGAGCGGCAGTACGGACACGGCCGTGGCCCGTGTCTGGAGGCGGCTGCCAGCGGCGACGTCCTGTCCGTTCCGGACCTGACCGCCGACGAACGCTGGCCGGAATGGGCCGAACGTGGCCGCCAAGCCGGAGTGGGCAGTTCGGTGTCGATCGGTCTGCCGATCCAGGAGGCGGTCGTCGGAGCACTAAACGTCTACGCGGGCACGCCGCACGCCTTCGACGACGACTCGGTGTCGATCCTCAAGACGTTCGGCGCGTACGCCGCGGTCGCCCTGGCCAACGCTCAGCTCTACGACAGCACCGCCACCCTGGCCCGGCAGATGCAGGAGGCGATGGCGAGCCGAGCGGTCATCGAGCAGGCCAAGGGCATCATCATGGCCGAGCGACGCTGCAGTCCGGCGGAGGCGTTCACGATCCTGTCCAAGGTGTCGCAGGACTCCAACCGCAAGCTCCGCGACATGGCCCAGGCCCTGGTCGATCGGACGACGCGGACGTCCGGCGTCTGA
- a CDS encoding DUF6766 family protein, which produces MWRELRKHGLTVTMLGAFLIFLALQSVFGWHVHNEELSQYGREGLSYLAYLRTGHFAEATFENWESEFLQMGGYVLLTAYLVQQGSSESKPVHQGDREKDRAENATTDSPWPVRVGGLPLVIYRNSLSIALLMIFAGSFVGHLLGGTADYNEQQMLESGASPISAWQFLSTSDFWFQSMQNWQSEFLAVGALIVLSIFLRQHASPESKPVTSPHTATEAG; this is translated from the coding sequence ATGTGGCGCGAACTGCGAAAACACGGCCTGACGGTCACGATGCTGGGCGCCTTCCTGATCTTCCTCGCGCTCCAGAGCGTGTTCGGTTGGCACGTTCACAACGAGGAGCTGAGCCAGTACGGCAGGGAGGGGTTGTCGTATCTGGCGTACCTGCGCACCGGGCACTTCGCCGAGGCGACCTTCGAGAACTGGGAGTCGGAGTTCCTGCAGATGGGCGGCTACGTTCTGCTCACCGCGTACCTGGTGCAGCAGGGTTCGTCCGAATCCAAACCGGTGCACCAGGGTGACCGCGAGAAGGATCGAGCCGAGAACGCGACCACCGATTCGCCCTGGCCGGTACGGGTGGGCGGCCTTCCGTTGGTGATCTACCGCAACAGCCTGTCCATCGCCCTGCTGATGATCTTCGCCGGGTCGTTCGTCGGTCATCTGCTCGGGGGTACGGCCGACTACAACGAGCAGCAGATGTTGGAGAGTGGAGCCTCCCCGATCAGTGCCTGGCAGTTTCTCAGCACCAGTGACTTCTGGTTCCAGTCCATGCAGAACTGGCAGAGCGAGTTCCTCGCCGTCGGGGCGCTGATCGTGCTGAGCATCTTCCTGCGCCAGCACGCCTCCCCCGAGTCCAAGCCCGTCACCTCTCCGCACACCGCAACCGAAGCGGGCTGA
- a CDS encoding nucleoside hydrolase has product MDNRHLVLLDTDIGNDIDDAVCLAYLLAQPRCDLLGITTVTAEPEQRAALASVLCQAAGRRVPIFPGAAVPLASPPVQGAPPQAAALARWSHDSSFPTGEAVEFLRRMIRAHPGQVTLLAIGPLTNVALLFAVDPQIPSLLRSLVLMGGAFAAGSDPEWNIHCDPYAAARVYAAAVPVHRSIGLDVTERVRMKADDFLQRCDGPLLRPVADMAASWFADRPEVTFHDPLAAATLFDSSLCSFTPGEVAVRCEGGPTAGTTTWRPAADVEPGVEAALGAGPGLRVPASHEVALDVREQAFLDHYFSVVEAFPVTGAPE; this is encoded by the coding sequence ATGGATAACCGCCATCTGGTCCTGCTGGACACCGACATCGGCAATGACATCGACGACGCGGTGTGCCTCGCCTATCTGCTGGCGCAGCCGCGCTGTGACCTGCTCGGCATCACGACGGTCACCGCGGAGCCGGAGCAACGGGCCGCCCTCGCCAGCGTGCTCTGCCAGGCGGCGGGCCGGCGTGTGCCGATCTTCCCCGGGGCGGCGGTGCCGTTGGCCAGCCCACCGGTCCAGGGCGCACCGCCGCAGGCCGCCGCCCTCGCACGGTGGAGTCACGACAGTTCGTTCCCCACCGGCGAGGCGGTGGAGTTCCTGCGGCGGATGATCCGGGCGCACCCCGGCCAGGTGACGCTGCTGGCGATCGGCCCGCTGACGAACGTCGCGCTGCTGTTCGCCGTCGACCCGCAGATCCCCTCGCTGCTGCGGTCACTGGTCCTGATGGGTGGCGCTTTCGCAGCCGGGTCCGACCCGGAATGGAACATCCACTGTGATCCGTACGCGGCGGCCCGCGTCTACGCCGCCGCGGTACCGGTCCACCGCTCGATCGGCCTGGACGTCACGGAGCGGGTCCGGATGAAGGCCGACGATTTTCTCCAGCGGTGCGACGGCCCACTGCTGCGCCCGGTCGCCGACATGGCCGCGTCGTGGTTCGCCGACCGGCCGGAGGTCACGTTCCACGACCCGCTGGCGGCGGCCACCCTGTTCGACTCTTCGCTCTGCTCCTTCACTCCCGGCGAGGTGGCCGTGCGGTGCGAGGGTGGGCCGACGGCGGGCACCACGACCTGGCGGCCCGCCGCCGACGTCGAGCCTGGTGTGGAGGCGGCCCTCGGCGCCGGGCCGGGCCTGCGGGTTCCGGCGTCGCACGAGGTCGCGCTCGACGTGCGGGAGCAGGCCTTCCTCGACCACTACTTCAGCGTCGTGGAGGCCTTCCCGGTCACCGGCGCACCTGAGTGA
- a CDS encoding ThuA domain-containing protein — protein MTTDRRALVVRGGWEGHQPVETTDRFVPFLRDNGFAVEVSDDLADYADADRMAGTDLIVQCWTMGTATDEQIAGLVTAVRAGTGFAGWHGGIVDSFRTSTPYLQMTGGQFAEHPGGFVEHEIEVVPERADHPIVTGLHRWSQVTEQYWMLTDAGNDVLATTRFRATPETPWRQDVVSPAVWTRQWGLGRVFVSTIGHRPEDLDRREVRTLTERGLMWASR, from the coding sequence GTGACGACCGATCGCCGCGCGCTGGTCGTCCGGGGCGGCTGGGAAGGGCACCAGCCGGTCGAGACGACCGACCGGTTCGTGCCGTTCCTCCGCGACAACGGCTTCGCCGTGGAGGTGAGCGACGACCTCGCCGACTATGCCGACGCCGACCGGATGGCGGGGACCGACCTGATCGTGCAGTGCTGGACCATGGGCACCGCCACCGACGAGCAGATCGCGGGGCTCGTCACGGCCGTACGGGCCGGCACCGGGTTCGCCGGCTGGCACGGCGGCATCGTCGACTCGTTCCGCACCTCGACGCCGTACCTCCAGATGACGGGAGGCCAGTTCGCGGAGCATCCCGGCGGCTTCGTCGAACACGAGATCGAGGTGGTGCCCGAACGGGCGGACCATCCGATCGTCACCGGCCTGCACCGCTGGAGTCAGGTCACCGAGCAGTACTGGATGCTGACCGACGCGGGAAACGACGTCCTGGCCACGACCCGCTTCCGGGCGACACCGGAAACGCCGTGGCGTCAGGACGTGGTGTCCCCGGCGGTCTGGACCCGTCAGTGGGGCCTCGGCCGCGTCTTCGTCTCGACGATCGGGCATCGGCCCGAGGATCTCGACCGCCGCGAGGTGCGGACGCTGACGGAGCGTGGCCTGATGTGGGCCAGCCGCTAG